The bacterium genome segment CATCCAACACTTCCAACTCTTTCTACTCTTTCAACTCTTCCAGCAGAAGTATAGGCAGGTCTCCCAAATCTTCATTTTGCTGCAATTTCTGCCTGTTTTAGTCTGATGTCTGATGTCTATAGTCTACTGTCTGAATCACAGTTAAGGTAACCGTTCACCGCAGAAACACAGAGACGCAGAGAAAAAATTAAAATCTATTCACCAGAGACAGAAATTTCCTTTTTTGTGCATTTCGGGTCTTTCGTTGTTTATTAATCTTTTAATACTTACTTTCACCTAACTGTTTTTAAACTTTTTTAAACACCGAAAAACACGAAAAAAAGATATTTTCCTTTCTGTTTCTCTGCGTCTCTGCGGTGAATTACTATCTGAACAGTTACAAGTATTTTAACGCTGAAAGGAAAGAGATAATTTTACATTTTGATATGTAATTTTTATATTTGCTTTTTGCATTTTGCTCTTTGGAGGAAATCCCTTTTGGACACCAAATCTGCATAGATTTCACTATTAGAGTTATTTTCAGACACCACCAAAAAAGCATAAAGAGATCTGTTCTGTAACATCTTCGTGTCCTTCGTGCTCTTCGTGGTGAATAGTTACTAATTTTAAACCTAACTGCACAGGTCGAAAAATTTTATTAAAAAATGTTGACAAATTTATAAATATGTGATAATATAATATAATTATCTCATAAAAATCAGGAGGATGATTAAGTAAATGGCACGATATACTGAATCAAAATGTAAGGTTTGCCGACGAAGTGGAGAGAAACTTTTTTTAAAAGGAACGCGTTGTATCTCAGAAAAATGTTCACTTAACAAACGCAACTATGCACCAGGATTAAAAGGTCAGGAACGGAAAAAAGTATCCGATTATGCCCTTCAATTGCGAGAGAAACAAAAGGTTCGCCATATCTATGGAATCCTTGAACAACAATTTAGAAATTATTACACCAAAGCTGTTACTCAAAAAGGCATTACTGGCGAAAATTTGTTAATCTTGTTAGAGCGACGATTAGATAATATTGTCTATCGCTTAGGGTGGGCAGAATCAAGGGCACAGGCACGACAATTAGTTAGACATAGCCACATAATCGTTAATGGCAGAAAGGTTAATATTCCTTCATTTTTAGTCAAGGCAAATGATACCATTACGGTAAAACCCAAAAGCCAGGATAGAATTAAAGAAATATTAAAGACAATCGCCTCACCTAAAGGGATACCG includes the following:
- the rpsD gene encoding 30S ribosomal protein S4 — its product is MARYTESKCKVCRRSGEKLFLKGTRCISEKCSLNKRNYAPGLKGQERKKVSDYALQLREKQKVRHIYGILEQQFRNYYTKAVTQKGITGENLLILLERRLDNIVYRLGWAESRAQARQLVRHSHIIVNGRKVNIPSFLVKANDTITVKPKSQDRIKEILKTIASPKGIPSWLAMDEDKLLANVVSLPNRQDIDQSVNESLIVALYSK